In Janibacter alkaliphilus, the following proteins share a genomic window:
- a CDS encoding TetR/AcrR family transcriptional regulator has product MAGAREESRARTTAAILGAARAEIAEHGGGGLSMRAVAREVGMVSSAVYRYFPTREALLTAMILESYGSLADALRRALDEATDEEPTLAPGARWAALGHAFRGWARARPHEFQLIYGTPVPGYVAPPETVPAAAAVARPFLEVGAGGQVAGYDEPALVAQMSALQQEAPGAEPSGAAAVLAELAALVGLVSLELAGHLVGTADPADHLVDALLERQAATLGLGRG; this is encoded by the coding sequence ATGGCAGGAGCGCGCGAGGAGTCCCGGGCCCGCACGACGGCGGCGATCCTGGGCGCCGCGCGCGCCGAGATCGCCGAGCACGGCGGGGGAGGGTTGTCGATGCGGGCGGTCGCCCGCGAGGTCGGGATGGTGTCCTCGGCCGTCTACCGCTACTTCCCGACGCGTGAGGCGCTGCTGACGGCGATGATCCTCGAGAGCTACGGGTCGCTGGCCGACGCCCTTCGCAGGGCCCTCGATGAGGCGACGGACGAGGAGCCCACGCTGGCCCCTGGTGCTCGCTGGGCCGCCCTGGGTCATGCCTTCCGCGGCTGGGCGCGGGCCCGGCCGCACGAGTTCCAGCTGATCTACGGCACGCCGGTTCCCGGCTACGTCGCGCCGCCGGAGACCGTGCCGGCGGCCGCGGCGGTAGCCCGTCCGTTCCTCGAGGTGGGGGCCGGTGGACAGGTCGCCGGCTACGACGAGCCGGCGCTGGTCGCGCAGATGTCCGCCCTGCAGCAGGAGGCGCCGGGGGCCGAGCCCTCCGGCGCGGCGGCGGTGCTCGCCGAGCTGGCGGCGCTCGTCGGCCTGGTCTCGCTGGAGCTGGCCGGCCATCTCGTCGGCACGGCCGACCCCGCCGACCACCTGGTCGACGCCCTGCTGGAGCGGCAGGCGGCCACGCTCGGGCTGGGGCGCGGGTGA
- a CDS encoding DUF952 domain-containing protein: MIYHLALERDWQQAQTSGSYPFSTLGVRIADEGFLHACEDDAQVAGVAERFYAEVTEPLVLLHLDEDRLAGLGRTVRREPPADGVPELFPHVYGGDLPVAAVAAVTPFVR, from the coding sequence GTGATCTATCACCTGGCCCTGGAGCGGGACTGGCAGCAGGCGCAGACCAGCGGCAGCTACCCGTTCTCCACGCTCGGGGTGCGCATCGCCGACGAGGGCTTCCTGCACGCCTGCGAGGACGACGCCCAGGTCGCCGGGGTGGCCGAGCGCTTCTACGCCGAGGTCACCGAGCCGCTGGTGCTGCTGCACCTCGACGAGGACCGGCTGGCCGGGCTGGGGCGCACCGTGCGCCGCGAGCCGCCGGCCGACGGGGTGCCCGAGCTCTTCCCGCACGTCTACGGCGGGGACCTGCCGGTCGCCGCGGTGGCGGCGGTCACCCCCTTCGTCCGCTGA
- the ppk2 gene encoding polyphosphate kinase 2, giving the protein MQVNLREYIDHLIDDGYTVRDDQGDDPMLIAPDGRAVETWRENYPYEELMSRNDYDVEKYLLQIELLKFQYWAQDTGQKFVIVFEGRDAAGKGGTIKRFTEHLNPRGSRVVALTKPTEREQGQWYFQRYVKHLPTDGEIVLFDRSWYTRAGVERVMGFCTDEEYETFMDQAPRFERMLVESDVHVTKLWFSVTQQEQRTRFAIRQIDPVRRWKLSPMDLESLDKWEAYTEAKEAMFERTDHKRAPWTVIKSNDKKRGRINAMRYFLDQFDYEGKDTSIVFTPDKKVVSRGKKTVGD; this is encoded by the coding sequence GTGCAGGTGAACCTTCGTGAGTACATCGACCACCTCATCGACGACGGCTACACCGTCCGCGACGACCAGGGGGACGACCCCATGCTCATCGCGCCCGACGGCAGGGCCGTGGAGACCTGGCGGGAGAACTATCCCTACGAGGAGCTGATGTCCCGCAACGACTACGACGTCGAGAAGTACCTGCTGCAGATCGAGCTGCTGAAGTTCCAGTACTGGGCGCAGGACACCGGGCAGAAGTTCGTCATCGTCTTCGAGGGCCGCGACGCCGCCGGCAAGGGCGGGACGATCAAGCGCTTCACCGAGCACCTCAACCCGCGCGGGTCGCGGGTGGTCGCGCTGACCAAGCCGACCGAGCGCGAGCAGGGCCAGTGGTACTTCCAGCGGTACGTGAAGCACCTGCCGACCGACGGCGAGATCGTCCTCTTCGACCGCTCCTGGTACACCCGCGCCGGGGTGGAGCGGGTCATGGGCTTCTGCACCGACGAGGAGTACGAGACCTTCATGGACCAGGCGCCGCGCTTCGAGCGGATGCTCGTGGAGTCCGACGTGCACGTCACCAAGCTGTGGTTCTCGGTGACCCAGCAGGAGCAGCGCACCCGCTTCGCCATCCGCCAGATCGACCCGGTGCGCCGGTGGAAGCTCTCGCCGATGGACCTGGAGAGCCTCGACAAGTGGGAGGCCTACACCGAGGCGAAGGAGGCGATGTTCGAGCGGACCGACCACAAGCGGGCACCGTGGACGGTCATCAAGTCCAACGACAAGAAGCGCGGCCGGATCAACGCCATGCGCTACTTCCTCGACCAGTTCGACTACGAGGGCAAGGACACGAGCATCGTCTTCACCCCGGACAAGAAGGTCGTCTCGCGGGGCAAGAAGACCGTCGGGGACTAG
- a CDS encoding GDSL-type esterase/lipase family protein, producing the protein MSRYVALGDSYAAGVGAGERRGWSWRTDAGYPLDVARATGLDLAYEAVLGATCADVRDGQLGRLGPETELVSITVGGNDAGFVPVLLEVVHPAWVSDADAVIDEALATIRDELPGRLQRLLAQVRAAAPGARLVVTGYPRLFNEVSDCSPFTFVTVAEMRRLTTVADALAEAVLAAADDGGADGVDVRAPFDGHQVCDDDAWLHGLSWPVPESYHPNGAGHRGYATSVLSALGLDIAAAEGVSPPDVVDGSCVGSAPGFELPDLVSPRSLRGAAACGLDPDRVARLGRAVQDDGRPENERVEEAGELQAMHEEVARG; encoded by the coding sequence GTGAGCCGGTACGTCGCCCTCGGCGACTCCTACGCGGCCGGGGTCGGCGCCGGTGAGCGGCGCGGCTGGTCCTGGCGCACGGACGCGGGGTACCCGCTGGACGTGGCCCGCGCGACCGGGCTGGACCTGGCCTACGAGGCGGTGCTCGGGGCGACCTGCGCCGACGTGCGCGACGGGCAGCTGGGGCGGCTCGGCCCGGAGACCGAGCTAGTATCGATCACGGTGGGCGGCAACGACGCCGGCTTCGTGCCGGTGCTGCTCGAGGTGGTCCACCCCGCCTGGGTCTCGGACGCCGATGCCGTGATCGACGAGGCACTGGCGACCATCCGCGACGAGCTGCCCGGTCGGCTGCAGCGGTTGCTGGCGCAGGTGCGGGCGGCGGCGCCGGGGGCGCGGCTGGTCGTCACCGGGTATCCGCGGCTCTTCAACGAGGTCTCGGACTGCTCGCCCTTCACCTTCGTCACGGTCGCGGAGATGCGGCGGCTGACGACGGTCGCGGACGCGCTCGCCGAGGCGGTGCTCGCGGCGGCGGACGATGGCGGTGCCGACGGGGTCGACGTGCGGGCGCCCTTCGACGGGCACCAGGTGTGCGACGACGACGCGTGGCTGCACGGGCTGTCCTGGCCGGTGCCGGAGTCGTACCACCCGAACGGCGCCGGTCATCGTGGCTACGCGACGTCGGTCCTGTCCGCGCTCGGGCTGGATATCGCTGCGGCCGAAGGGGTCTCCCCGCCCGACGTGGTCGACGGCAGCTGCGTCGGGTCGGCGCCCGGCTTCGAGCTGCCCGACCTGGTCTCGCCGCGCTCGCTCCGGGGCGCTGCGGCCTGCGGTCTCGACCCGGACCGGGTGGCCCGCCTCGGGCGCGCGGTGCAGGACGATGGTCGACCAGAGAACGAGCGGGTCGAGGAGGCCGGTGAGCTGCAGGCGATGCACGAGGAGGTGGCGCGGGGGTGA